GCATTCGGACTTTTGGGGTTAAAAAGGGCACATCTGACTGCACACGCAGAACCTCTCAGAGGCGTTGGACAGGAGAGGTGGTCACAGATGCAACTCAACAGATGCTATTGAATTCGAAAACTGAGGCAGGACTGATTTCCATCTTTACATTTAGATACCTGTGGCATTTAAGGGTCAGAGGTGGATGAGTTGGATTAAAATGTTAGATTAGAGAAGTCATCATGAAATGTTATCTCCCCTGAATGGAAATGGCACTACACTAACATTTGTCCCACACAAAGACTCAATCTTACTTGACGGTAGGATTGCAATAAAGACCAGCACACTTGATGTTGAATTGGTAGCTAGTAATATTCTCTCTACAAGCTTCTTTAGTAAAGAGATGACACTACTAAGTCAGACTCTCACACTTTTGTCCAAGGCTCTGAGCTTTGCTACTCGTCCCTCTTCATCTCAGGTGTTTCCTGCCCTCTCAAACTGGGCTGCTGTATCAGGCATGCCCCTCAGGCTGACTGGCCCACATCAGCCCATAACGCTCAATTCCCCCCTAAAACTGAAATTCTGACGATCTTGAGCAGCAAATATGTGCTTCTCAGATTTCTGTGTTCTGGGAGAACTGGATGTGTTCACAAACTAGCAACCCCAGTTTCATAGGAATAATATGCAAAGTGTTTTAAGGTGTACCGTTTAGAAGAGGGCTGGAATACATGAGGTCACGACCAGGTCAGAGCCAGAAGCATTAATCAGTGTGAGGATGTAGGTGTGTCAGGGCACTGAAATCCTGACAATAACTCTTTAACCTCTTATGTAGGTGCACACATTCAAGCCATCATGCTTTGATATGTTTATCAtagcaaaaaaaatgatttttttttttatgtacatatatatatttttggtaaAGGCTACAGAAATCCTTAGCATAGGCAACATCATCTTACATGATTACAAAAATGCCTTTCAGTTGTATGAACCTCTCATGCACAATCAATGTTGATCTTATGttattacttttatatatatatgtagatgaaATGTGTAAACTTGAGAGCCTTTCTGTCATAGAATAATGTATTCTATACAGTCCAGATCTTCCCAGTACTTCTTTTTCTGTGGTACACTTATCTGAGACTTTGCCTTGCATTTATGTCCgtttctattttctttcctttgaaAAAGTATGTTTAGTCACATCTGGTCATAGTGAAGTATTTTGCAATAATGTCCAGACAGCATAAATATGTAAGCTCAAAACCAAAGGTTCATACTCATTTTATAAGAAAAACTAGGAAATCCTTCTTTGGTCCACAAACTTTCTAATCATTTTTACTCTTGATATGCATATGTTAAAGTTCTAACTGGAAAAGATCCAGCTTGAGGCAAACCTCGGACACACATCCCTTTGTTGTTCAAATAAATAAGTTGCAAAACGTATTAAGGTGACCTAGTGCTTgcttcagtttttctgaaaagaTGTGCTTCTCACCACTGTTTTCTGCTTCATTTGACATAACTAAATTGTAacttgtgtacagtatgtttaaaaaCTATCCTTTGAACTGTGTAGACTAAGTTCATCAGACAAGtgctcttactttttttttttttttgcccagttTTAAATAAGGGattttatattgtgtgtatACAACTACTGCAAAAGCCAACAGCTGGATTAAAATCATGAATATAGTTTGTCTCATTTCTTTCCAAATTTGTGTCTCAATCTGACAAGTTGAACAATCAGCTGCccaaaaatactttatttgtttaaaatcacAGGTTGTGTTATGTTCTACTAGAActaaaaacagtttgaacaaTCGGTCCCCGTACTGTTGAAATCACATCTCTACATCGTCCTCACTCTTCAGTTTGTTACGGAGGCTGTAAAGAGAGAAACAACGGATTTTAGATATTTTGTCAGGTTATTACACTTTAGTTTAGCAGCATTATAACCAGGCTTGTGCTACATCTTATTTGGTACAATCCCTGGCCcgaatgaataaataagaccTTTTTGCAAGGACCCACCCTGGACCACTTTGTTGCACCTGGAGGATCTCcatgtaaatatacatattttccaatgtaaaaaaaagggATTATTTAAATTCTTTGTTCCTGTTTAAATTGTCAGCAATCTGAGAACACCTTAATTTATCAGATAAAAGTTTTATGTTGCAGTACCCCACCTGGTGAGGTAGGAGTGGACGTCAGAGAAGCCGTGGTATTGAGCCAGGGGGAACAGGATGCCAGTTGGGCAGCGGCCATCACGTTGGCGGCAGAAGCTGCAGTTGCAAATGCCTCGACAGGGAGGGCACTTccactcctgaaaaaaaaaattaccaagtAGTTAAACTGGGGTTTCTGCGGtgttcaccaaattaaatttaagaccttttcagtaggaaaaaaaaaaaaaaaaaagtaaacgtAATAGTTATTTCACGGTCATACCGTtcaaagaatgacagaaaaacaataaggCATATAATTaagtacacacattttttaaaattttatatcaATTCTTATTAATATAATTAGTCAATTAACGTGACCTGGACCCATGTATTGGGCCCAGGGGCCTGAGAGGTCAGTGGACCCCTTGCCCAGAGACTCAGTATGAAGTGACTGTTGACAATTATCGTTTGAACGCCACAGAGCTCGGTTAAAAGACTACAAAGACAGGCACGACTAtcccaaagagacacaaaatgaccacaacaCGCGCAACTTTAAGTTTGGGTCTCCTATATAGGATtggtggggggccttttactTGTCtatgcccaggggcccattgtctcataatccataCCTGGACTcagataagtggcagaaaactGATGGATGAATTAAccatttaaaaagtaaacaaatttatcaatttaaaacTTTTGCTGAAATCTCTGAGTCAATGAGCTTCCTAGCTACTGTCCTTACTGCCTACGGAAGACTGAGAAGACATATTCAAGACTTTTAAGGCCTTGTTAGAGGGAACTGAATTTAaagctttttaagacttttcaggATGTGCAGATGCCgtgttaaacacaaaaacaaacaggatttaGCTTTACAGTACAAGTGCTGCTACTTGGAGATGTTTTCCCAAGGATTGCTTAATAAAACATATGCATTTAATCAgttggcagatgcttttgtccaaagtgacgtacaaatttttgttttctcagtcagcttcctgttttcctgtattcctgtttttgtttgggCTCGTCTCACTTGTTTGAAGTGAGTAGGGTTTGGTTGGAAAATGGTGAAgtcacaaactttttttttttttcactaatcAGGATTTAGCATCTACTTACAGTCGCTGGTGATGGTGGCATGATGGCTGTTTGATGATGTTGCTGCCAAACAGTCCTACTGAAGCAGAATGAGTTTTTGAATGATAAACTCCAAACAAAGGATGCCTTCAAAAGTTGAATTTTTATTGTTGCTCATTTAGTCATTGGTATTGAATGTTACTGAGAAAAACTTGATATTTGAAACGAGAGAGGATCCCACAAGCATCATGAGGAAACATGAGCATTAGATCATGTTACATGAACACAGGATCTATTTTGTGTGTTCTGGTTGCAGAGTTATTAATATCTGTAAGGATATTTTAGTCCATCAGCAGAAGTTGTCACGCTTGGGTAACAAAGTGGTTAAGTCACACACCATGTACAGTTTCAACAACGTGTCCGGATCTCACCCTATGTATCTGCTCCGTCTCCCCACTGCCAAAAGTATGTAACAAAAGcgaaaaaagccagaaaaaaagttttcaagcCAAAAGAAGCTGGCGGGTTTACATTCTGCTCCAGTCTACCAAGTGTGAGCTCAGTTTGGCCAAACTGAAAGACTGAAGATTCACATTGAAAAGCAAGAAATCAGTTATGGTTCTACTGGTTTTAATATAAATTCTCAGGGAAAGGCCTAATACGTTATCAGGCCCAAGTCCGGAGAAACAGTATTGTGATCCCATAAGATCCAACCTTTAAAGTCAAGTCTCAAACTGCATGAAAAGAGGAAGTGTACTGCAGTCTTCAGACCTCGTTTTAAGTGATCATATCACTATACATGTTTTCACCCGACCTTTATATATAAACTGTGTTTGTAACCCCTGGCCTCACAATCTCTCTACACTTTGCTAATGAGCTATGCAGACCTCAACACTTGGTAAAAGTAAATACTGATACAGTGCATCtggagtgtgtgttggtgtatcAGCAGCCTGACCGGATCGAGCAGCGCCTTCTTGACGTCCTCTCCATATCTGTTCCTCAGGCACGGCCCACAGAACTGACCCTGAATCCCACGACAGTCCTCACTACGGCAGCACGTCTTGGTGTCAACAGTTTTCTGGCGGCACTGGTGACACGTCGAGCCCTGAAAATACACAAGGAAACGTCAACAACAGAGATGGCGGAACGGTACACAGACAGTTTTATTACACTTTAGAACGTCTCCTGTCAAATCCCACCATCTATATATTCTGTCATGCAGAGGGGGAACGCGATTTTTAGGCTTCAGTAATGGAGAGATTGCCACCTGCTGGTGACACGGTGACTTCCTCAGCTTTTCTTAAAATATCAGTGCTCCGAACCAAAGCTGCCACAGTGATTTAAGTCAGCGGTCCCTGGGATCACTGATTTGGCTTTAAACTAACCAGATAACGGCACAAGTCTCtcaatatatattatatcattctCATACATCTCACTGAAAAAGAGCTGCAGGTAGGGTCTGGCTGTGAACTCACTGTGGCCCTGTTGTAGACTTTATCAGTCATGTTGTCTGCGACCAGCTGGAGCTCATCCTCTGTGATGTCATCGACAGGACGGATAAAGTGAGGTTTGCACTGATTAGGCCGCGGGTTGCCACGGCGCTGTGGCGCTCGGCGTACCTGAAAATGAGAGGCGAAAAAAGTATGATATCTATAGCTTGAGGTTTGTACATATAAACCGGCAAGATACAGTTAGCTAAACACAGACCTATGCAAAGCCTAACACGTTTTTATCTCTCCCCATCATACAttgcacaaatacaaaatggatgagaaaaaaaattaggtgCAGGTGCTCCCAGTCCTTTTCTGGAATTTTTTTACCTGGTCCTTGATAAATGACAGAACtgacctccagcagctcctcctctaAGCTGAGCTCAAGTTCTTCCTCCTGGGGGGCCGAAGGATCCTCACTTCCCCCCATCGAGCGGGTCTGTCTGCGGGACGGCCGCTCTGGGTTCCTCCTGGACTCTCCTCGGGCTGCACCAGAGCGTGGTGGACGCTGCAGGTGGGGTTGGATAAAATCACTACAGTACATGGGTCTGCCAAGAAATACTGATATGAGAGCTTTACTGACTGAATTAGGAAGAGAAATTTGTTAGCCTCATATGTtgaatcaactttttttttttactgtagacTTTTAGCAAAATATGGGGTGGGGGTCTACACCTCTGCTCACTTTTTgtcatattaaatattacaaatcTCCCATTTTCCCATCATCTTCTACTCACAGAGcttctctcttttgtcttctgtttgcCTGCTTGTTTTTTCAATAAACCCGCGCCCCCTGGCATTTTCTGCAGGTCTGCCATCAGCTGAGCCAGCtgttagaaaacagagaagattAAAAAGCATTAAAGACATAGCAGCCGACAAACATCTCGAGTCATTGGGGAAATATGATAGCACTTGAACTTAAAAGTATTTTCGCTCTACACCGGTAAAACAAGTTCCTGCCCTTAATTTGTACAGTTTCGGCTATTGGCTGTCCACGGCAGTCTTTACATCTTAATGTGAAGATCTGAGGCAATTTCCCATCAAGGGGGCCACTGGTGTAAAAGttgacttgtcttttttttccattttgtcaaGTCAAATCTAAAGTCATGACATTCATGCCTCAAGTCTGACTCAAGTAAAAGTGTCAGAAATGTGTCCCGCATCAACAAAAGCATCTCCTGTAAGCAAACGGAGTGAGGGAGTAAGTTGAGCAACAGATCTCTCTGTGCAGTAACATGTAATGAATTTACAGTGGGTCTGAAACGTAATTTTGTCGGGGACCCCGATGATGTTTTTCCAAATCAACCTGGGTATTCTAGGGCACTAGATCGGGAACCTGATCTTTCAATACACCCTCTTTGTTACATCAATCTGCCCGTTTCCAAATACTACCAAAGTGTACGCGGTTTCTGCGTTTCTGGTTTACCATTGCTTTGTTGGCCTTGATGTTCTGCTCTCTCTTGGCCAGGAAAGAATCCAACACATCTTCTGCTGAATCAGATCCAGGCTCCTCGCAGTGCGATGGCCGAGCCACTGCTGTCTCTTCATCCTCAAACTTAACACGTCTCTCCTTCTTTGCCTGACTGGTCTTTCCCGCCGCTCTCTCTTCcgtcctctcctcttcctccgctGCCTCCTCATCGTCTTTGGACTGCTGGGTAGAGGGAGTGGAGCGGAGTACCACCCTCAGCCTGAAGGGCTTGGCACCAGCAGCTGGTTTAGATGTGGCTTCCTGCTTCTTGGGGGAAAGGTCAGGCTGGgcttcatcttcatcctcaaAATTTGAATCCTGGTGGATATAGAGGAGATTTCTCATTTAGCTGGTGACACAACTCTTAGCGTTACACCATAGTTTTCACAGCAGAACTGATCCGTTCTTGCCTTGTTATGgcggaaaaataaaaagcagggTCTCTCAGCTGCATTGATGTGACAATGGATGTGCTACCCATGACAAATCATTACAGGGTAGTATTCATGATTTGGCAGCGTTATATCATAAAAACAACCCAACTAAATGCCCATTAAACTTGAGTCTGAGTCTCACTGTTTCCCTCTCATGTTGAATGCTGTATCTATGGATGTGTAGGTCCCAactgaagccaaaaaaaaaaaaaaagtaccttaTCGCTTAGTTCCGTGTCAGAAAACCCGTAAAATGTTACATCACTTTCAGAGTCCTCCGCAAACACATCAACCAATCCTCCTGCCTGAAGACAGACACATCAACAAAATGAGGTTAAAACATTATGTTGCTGTGTATTGAATATTTAGCATAACAAATAAGAAATACAACATTACTTTACCATTTTATTAGCGTAGACTGTGGTCGACAGTTAGCTTCCGAGTTTCGGTTTCGGCCCGCCCGCCCTAAGGTACCTGTCCAATTATTCTGATTGCAAATTGGATGCGCTTGTTTTCAACATTAGGCTAGCGCACAGGGCGCCGAATTAGCATGTTTCAATATCGTTTTTTTAAACTCCGCCCTCAAGGGGTGACCTGAATGCCTAAACGCGCAACCTTACGACCTCTgccaaagaggttatgtttATGGTTTTCGCCCGCGTCTGTctatttgtcagcaggactacgcaaaaagtactgaaccgatttacaccgaacttggtggagggatgtggCATGGGTCAGGAAAGAATCATGTAGATTTTGGGACAGATCCGTACCATCTGCCCca
This genomic interval from Xiphias gladius isolate SHS-SW01 ecotype Sanya breed wild chromosome 21, ASM1685928v1, whole genome shotgun sequence contains the following:
- the LOC120807117 gene encoding cell division cycle-associated protein 7-like isoform X2, whose protein sequence is MAGGLVDVFAEDSESDVTFYGFSDTELSDKDSNFEDEDEAQPDLSPKKQEATSKPAAGAKPFRLRVVLRSTPSTQQSKDDEEAAEEEERTEERAAGKTSQAKKERRVKFEDEETAVARPSHCEEPGSDSAEDVLDSFLAKREQNIKANKAMLAQLMADLQKMPGGAGLLKKQAGKQKTKERSSRPPRSGAARGESRRNPERPSRRQTRSMGGSEDPSAPQEEELELSLEEELLEVRRAPQRRGNPRPNQCKPHFIRPVDDITEDELQLVADNMTDKVYNRATGSTCHQCRQKTVDTKTCCRSEDCRGIQGQFCGPCLRNRYGEDVKKALLDPDCLAATSSNSHHATITSD
- the LOC120807117 gene encoding cell division cycle-associated protein 7-like isoform X1, yielding MAGGLVDVFAEDSESDVTFYGFSDTELSDKDSNFEDEDEAQPDLSPKKQEATSKPAAGAKPFRLRVVLRSTPSTQQSKDDEEAAEEEERTEERAAGKTSQAKKERRVKFEDEETAVARPSHCEEPGSDSAEDVLDSFLAKREQNIKANKAMLAQLMADLQKMPGGAGLLKKQAGKQKTKERSSRPPRSGAARGESRRNPERPSRRQTRSMGGSEDPSAPQEEELELSLEEELLEVRRAPQRRGNPRPNQCKPHFIRPVDDITEDELQLVADNMTDKVYNRATGSTCHQCRQKTVDTKTCCRSEDCRGIQGQFCGPCLRNRYGEDVKKALLDPEWKCPPCRGICNCSFCRQRDGRCPTGILFPLAQYHGFSDVHSYLTSLRNKLKSEDDVEM